The Ovis aries strain OAR_USU_Benz2616 breed Rambouillet chromosome 11, ARS-UI_Ramb_v3.0, whole genome shotgun sequence genome window below encodes:
- the LOC443162 gene encoding galectin-14 (The RefSeq protein aligns at 98% coverage compared to this genomic sequence) produces the protein MQSESGHEGDEELAFRDTQPPYINLPIPFTGRIEGGLQDGHKVTVMGRVLSTDENRFQVDFQMGISDTNNVAFHFNPRFEGSGYVVCNTMQLGNWGPEEKKMQMPFQKGSLFEICFKVDSSSFKVTVNGSIFLDYAHRLPFEQVNAISIGGCVHVSYISFQI, from the exons ATGCAAAGCGAGAGTGGTCACGAAGGCGATGAAGAACTGGCCTTCAGGGACACCCAGCCTCCCTACATAAACCTT CCTATTCCCTTCACGGGGAGGATCGAAGGGGGTCTCCAGGATGGACACAAGGTCACCGTCATGGGGCGCGTTCTTTCCACAGACGAAAACAG GTTTCAAGTGGACTTTCAGATGGGCATCAGTGACACAAACAACGTTGCCTTCCACTTCAACCCTCGGTTTGAAGGAAGCGGGTATGTGGTCTGTAACACGATGCAGCTAGGAAactgggggccggaggagaagaaGATGCAGATGCCCTTCCAGAAGGGGAGTCTGTTTGAGATCTGCTTCAAGGTAGACAGCTCCTCGTTCAAG GTGACGGTGAACGGGAGCATCTTCCTGGATTATGCACACCGTTTGCCCTTCGAACAAGTCAACGCCATCTCCATCGGTGGCTGTGTGCATGTGTCCTATATCAGCTTCCAG